The sequence below is a genomic window from Egicoccus sp. AB-alg6-2.
GCGTCACGGTCGAGGTCGAAGGCGACGAGGTACCAGCGCCAGTGCGCGTGGACCAGTCGCAGCGGTTCGAGGTGGCGCAGGCTGCGGTTGCCCTCGCGATCGCAGTACATCAGCCGCAGACGTTCCCGGCGCCGGCACGCCTGGGCGAGGACGAGCAGGTGGTCGGGGTCGGTGGACACCCCGGCGCCGAACCCCACCGACACCGTCGCCGCCTGCACGTCCTGCAGGCGTTCCGCCAGGTGCTCGGGCAGGACGCGCTCCAGCTTGGTCAGCGCCGACAGCGCGGCTTCGGCGAGCCCGACACCGGTGCCCGCCGTGGCGAAGCGCAGGCCGACGACCGCCGCGAGTGCCTCGTGGTCGTCGAGGACCAGCGGAGGCAGCTCGGGGCCGCGGCCGAGCTGGTAGCCGCCATGCGGACCTGGTGAGGCCTGCACGGGATGGTCCAGCCGCCGCAGGCGCGCGATGTCGCGCCGCACGGTCCTGGTCGTGACGCCGAGCCGGTCGGCCAGTTCGGGTGCCGTCCAGCTCGGCCGCGTGTGCAGCAGGGCCAACAGACGCAGCAGTCGGGTCGCGGTTTCCATCCCGGCAGCCTGGCACGAATCGCGGACCGATGTGGTCCGGTTCGCGGGCGGATTTCGCGACCGGCGAGCGCTACGGCTTGAGCACGATCTTGATGGCGCCGTCGTCCTTCTTCTGGAAGATCTCGTACCCGTGTGCGGCCTCGGACAGCGGCATGTGGTGGGTCGCGAACGTCTCGGTCCCCAGCGGGTCGCCGTCGTCGAGCACCAACGGCAGGAGGTCGTCGACCCACCGCTTGACGTTGGCCTGGCCCATCCGCAGCTGGATCTGCTTGTCGAACATGGTCAGCATCGGCAGGGGATCCGCCTGACCGCCGTACACGCCGATCAGCGAGATCGTGCCACCGCGTCGCACCATGTCGATCGCGAGGTAGAACGCCTCGAGGCGGTCCACGCCGGCCTTGCGCATCATCGGTGCGGCCAGGGCGTCGGGCATCAGCGAGGACATCGTCTGCGCCAGCTTGCCGGTCGGCGAGCCGTGGGCCTCCATGCCGACCGCGTCGATGACGGCGTCCGGACCGCGCCCGCCGGTGAGTTCACGCACGGCCTCGACCACGTCGTCGTGCTCGGACAGGCTGATCGCCTCGACGCCGAGCGCCCGCATGCGCTCGAGGCGCTCGGGGACGAGGTCGACGCCGATGACACGCACGTCCTGCAACATCGCGATGCGGCTGGCCATGTCGCCGATCGGGCCCAGCCCGAGCACGACCAGCGTGCCGCCCTTGGGCACGTCGGCATACGCGACGGCCTGGTAGGCCGTCGGCGCGACGTCCGAGAGGTAGACGAACCGGTCGTCGGAGGGGCCGTCGGGCACCTTGATGTGGGTGTACTGCGCCTGCGGTACGCGCAGGTACTCGGCCTGCCCACCCGGGACCTGCCCATAGAGCTTGGTGTAGCCGAACAGCGGCGCGCCCATGCCCTGCTCGCGCACCTGCGTCGTCTCGCACTGGGTCTGCAGTCCCTGACCGCACATGAAGCAGTGCCCGCACGAGATCTGGAACGGCACCACGATGCGGTCGCCCGGCGCGATCGCGGTCACCTCGCTGCCGACGGCCTCGACGATGCCCATCGGCTCGTGGCCGAGGACGTCACCGGCATCGAGGAAGGGGGAGAGGACCTCGTAGAGGTGGAGGTCCGAGCCGCAGATCCCCGACGACGTCACGCGGATGATCGCATCGGTCGGTTCCTGGATCGTCGGATCGGGCACCTCCTCGACGCGCACGTCCCGCTTGCCCTGCCACGTGAGTGCCTTCATGCCGATGGTCCTTCCGGCGCGCTCGCGCGCCTCGTCCGTCGATTCCGGCGCACCGTCCGTCCGGAAGCGGTCGCCTGTCGCGTGCTCGACGGTAGGGTCCGGCCGCGTGGGGCCGGGCTGGACGAAGTCCCTAGTCAGTCGGCGGTTCGAAGCCGGACGTTGGACCGAAAGACCACGGTGCTGAAGTCGTTGGGGCTGCTGTTCGCGACCATGGCGGCGCCGTTGCGCCGCTGGAACGTCCGGTTCGCCGTCCTGCTCGTGCTCGGGTTCTTCGTCATGGTCGGCGTGTACGCGGTGCTGTTCCACGAGCTCATGGCGCTCGAGGGACGACGGTTCAGCTGGGTGACCTCGCTGTACTGGACGTTCGTGACCATGTCGACCCTCGGTTTCGGCGACATCGTCTTCGAGTCCGACCTCGGACGATTGTTCTCGGTCGTCGTGCTGCTGACCGGCTCGGTGTTCATCCTGGTGCTGCTGCCGTTTCTGTTCATCCAGTTCGTGTTCACCCCCTGGATGCGGGAACGCGACTCGGCGCGCGCGCCGCGCCGCGCCCCCGACGGGATCGACGGCCACGTCGTCCTCTCCGGTGTCGACCCGATCAGCGACGCGCTGATCGAACGCGCGAAGGCGGCGGGCGTCCCCTACCTGCTGCTCGTCGAGGAGGCGGACGAGGCGTTGCGCCTGTTCGACCGCGGGTACCGGGTGATGGTCGGTGCGCGCGACGA
It includes:
- a CDS encoding helix-turn-helix transcriptional regulator → METATRLLRLLALLHTRPSWTAPELADRLGVTTRTVRRDIARLRRLDHPVQASPGPHGGYQLGRGPELPPLVLDDHEALAAVVGLRFATAGTGVGLAEAALSALTKLERVLPEHLAERLQDVQAATVSVGFGAGVSTDPDHLLVLAQACRRRERLRLMYCDREGNRSLRHLEPLRLVHAHWRWYLVAFDLDRDAWRTFRVDRASAPLATGVRSHDRELPDPVELVRSAVTVSPYEIQATVRLHLPLAEAEQTQAVRFGVLEADGDTTLLRAGASDAGWLVRFLVGLPCRVEVLDPTSVRDAFRAHVERLVGAVPA
- a CDS encoding zinc-dependent alcohol dehydrogenase: MKALTWQGKRDVRVEEVPDPTIQEPTDAIIRVTSSGICGSDLHLYEVLSPFLDAGDVLGHEPMGIVEAVGSEVTAIAPGDRIVVPFQISCGHCFMCGQGLQTQCETTQVREQGMGAPLFGYTKLYGQVPGGQAEYLRVPQAQYTHIKVPDGPSDDRFVYLSDVAPTAYQAVAYADVPKGGTLVVLGLGPIGDMASRIAMLQDVRVIGVDLVPERLERMRALGVEAISLSEHDDVVEAVRELTGGRGPDAVIDAVGMEAHGSPTGKLAQTMSSLMPDALAAPMMRKAGVDRLEAFYLAIDMVRRGGTISLIGVYGGQADPLPMLTMFDKQIQLRMGQANVKRWVDDLLPLVLDDGDPLGTETFATHHMPLSEAAHGYEIFQKKDDGAIKIVLKP